From a single Armatimonadota bacterium genomic region:
- a CDS encoding DUF2127 domain-containing protein translates to MDNTKRPLWVSVAGWYVTIFGLFGFIVPLMIPFSSVFRLTIQTSGGSVVFVFAYSLIYAILRTIAGIGILNGCNWSRFLYPTVVLGGIIVSFFLYDVPNNSARQSGIYFRRIADVAAFALLVRSDASRFFAKDKMSPDTTKVES, encoded by the coding sequence ATGGATAATACTAAAAGACCATTATGGGTAAGTGTTGCAGGGTGGTATGTGACGATTTTTGGCTTATTTGGTTTTATAGTTCCACTGATGATCCCTTTTTCGTCAGTTTTTCGGCTGACAATTCAGACTTCTGGCGGTTCCGTAGTGTTTGTTTTTGCTTATAGTCTGATATATGCTATTCTCCGCACAATTGCAGGAATCGGTATTCTCAATGGCTGTAACTGGAGTCGTTTCCTCTATCCAACCGTAGTGCTTGGTGGAATCATTGTTTCGTTTTTCCTGTATGATGTTCCTAATAATTCTGCTCGTCAATCAGGAATTTACTTTCGTCGTATTGCAGACGTAGCAGCATTTGCTCTCCTCGTTAGGTCAGACGCCTCTCGATTTTTCGCAAAGGACAAAATGTCACCAGATACCACTAAAGTAGAATCATGA